A segment of the Acidobacteriota bacterium genome:
CACCGAAACCAACGAGGACCACCAAGAACATTGCAAACGATCTCGCGGCCATGCCTGGCCATGTCACCTTCCCAGACTGTTTTCGAGCAGAGCGAGAGATGAATCCGATGACGGGAGCACCGTTGTCGCGATGCGCTGAAACGGCTAACGCAAGCGCATCTGGCGTTGTCTGTTCGTTGATGACGAGGATCGTGCCATCGGCGTGGGCTCCAATTCCTACACCGACGTGCGACCAGTTCGCCGGCGGAACATCAATAATAATGAGGTCGGTGCCGTCAGCAATCTGGTCCAGCGCTTCGGCAACGGCAGCCGAGGCCAGCACCGATTCGTCCTCACCGATTTCGCCCGAGGGGATCATGGGTAGCTTCTTGGTCGGGCCAACAGCCCACAGACGCGCAGACCGCGCCAGATCGGACTCGCCTCGCGCGAGTTCGGCAAGTCCGGGCGAGATGCCTGTGTGAACGAAGCGAGAGATTCCACGCTGCGACATGTCAGCGTCGACGAGGATGACCCGGCGGTCTGCAAGCGTCATCGTGAACGCGAGGTTCATAGCAACCGTCGACGAACCGAGGCCGGGGGAGACACCGGCGATTTGCAGGATCTGTCCGGTGGTCTTGGCCTCGATGCGTTGTGCGATATCGCGGTATTCGGCAGCGACCGAGCTATCGGGAGCGACGAGTGAAGGGCTTGGCGAATCGGTGTACGCGGAAATGTTGCCGAGGTTGACGGTCCCCGAGAGCGGTGCCAGCCTTTTGCGTTGGAAGCGGCGACCGAGTACAAGCCATCCGATTCCCGCAACAATGCCCGCGATCGCTCCCACGATGAGGGTGCCGATCGGCGTGTTCCAGCGCGACGTCGCCGCCACGAATAAGGCAAGCGCCGCGACAAGGGGCAGGAGGTTGCGTACCGTGAAGAACCGATGCAAACGCCTGCGCTTTTTCGATTTGAACCTCATGTTGATTTGGTCTTCATGTTTGTTTCTGTCTTCATCAACCGCACGCATCCGGCGCGAAGATCCCAAGAATTGCACCGTCGTTGGAGGCAAGGGATATCGGTCCGTACAGCAACAGCCGTTTTGTGTCCGATCTCAGCAATCGGAAGAAGGGTTGGCCGTCGCGATCGAACACTTCAACGACGGAGTTTGCGTAGACGAATCGCAGCGTTTCCACCGTGTCTCCAAGCGCCACCCCTGACAGCGTCTTCAGCGATGCCCCCGCATCAGTTTCGTCGATTCCGGTGGTGTCGCCGACTCGATATCCGACGAATCTTGAGACATCGTTTTGCACTCTGAATATCGCGGCGATACCGCCCCACGTCACAACGGTGCCGACGTCAGTTTCGCACAACCCCCAATTTGTGTCGGCCGGTCCTAAGGCGTCCGGCTGGCCGAGGGTGGCAGTGAGGCGGCCGAGAACTTGGTCCCCGTCTGACCCGAAAGAGAAGGGTCCAAACGCAAACCCGCCCATGGTCAGGTCGGCGAGATTCAAGGGTGATCCGATGGCGGCTATCGGAACGAGCGTTGCGGTAGTTGTGGTGCTCGTCGTAGTGGAAGATGTGGTTGTGGAGGACGTGGTCGATGTCGTGGTGGTTGGTTGCGCTGTGGTTGATGGAGCTTGGGTTGCGGTCGTCTGGGCGACGACGATTGTCGTTGGGGGTGACGTGTCAGTGCCCTGGAACCACGAGAGCCATGCGATGATCGCCAGCGCCGCGGCGGCGAGAAGACCGAGGGGGAGACGCAGGTTGGAGTCCTTGCGCTCGTACATCGACCGGACGGGTGTCATTGTGACATCGGCCGCGACGCTGGACGACGTTACGGTTTCGGACATCTCTGCGTCGCTCTCGTCGAAGTCCTCCTCCTCTTCTTGTTCATTGAGTTCGTCGAAGTCTGGTCCTGCTTCTTCCAATGCTTCGTCTTCGTCCCCGGCGTCGTCGAAATCTTTGTCTCCGTCTATCTCGTCGGAGTCCTGCTCTTCCTCATCCTCGAAATCGTCGTCCTCCACCTCAGAGTCGTCAAGGTCGTCTTCTTCGACGTCAGCTTCGTTTCCCATGCTGAAATCGCTATCTATGTCCTCTTCTTCCTCTTCATCAAACGCGTCGACACCGATGTCGCCGTCTCCCCAGGGACCCGCGTCGGTGTCGGTGTCGGCGAGGGTGGCCTCGGCTGGAGATTCTAAAGAACCGCGCTCGTCAGAGACGCTGTCTGGCGCCGCGTCGTCGATCAGTTCCTCGTCTATGTTGTGGAGATCGACCTGCTCTGGTGGTGGTGGCGTGACGTGTTCGTCGATCCACGCCTCGCCGCACGAAGGACACACGGCGTCGTCAGGGCTCCTGAGAGAACCGCAATAAATACACGGTGTTTGGATGTCGTCAACCACGGCGCACCAGGATACGGTGCGTTGGCCCCTATTCGCTTGCTTTCGGCGAAGCGGCGGCAAGTACCTTGTGCAGCGCCTGCGCGCTGTCGACGGGTAGTTCGCAAACGAAGTCGTAGCATAGATAGCCGAGCGCCAAGTCTGGAGGCGGCATGCGGTCGGCAAACAGCTCTAGTTGAGACTCCTGCGACGTCGCTGCAATCACAATCCAAGGCCTGAAATCGCTAAGCACGCTCGACAACATCTCGCTCACTCCATGGTGGTCGCCAACTAGCGCGAGTTGTGCGGGGTTGTCGCCGGAGCCCACCATGATGGCCATTGCACCGGCGGCGGCAGTCGGATAGTCGGCCATGATCGACCCGAGTGTCCTTCGCACCCCGGCAAGTGCCTCTGCGTATCGAGGCCTTCCGGTGAGGGCGTACGCGGTGGTTATTGCGTCGAGTGCCAGCGTCTGAGGCGAAGGGGTTGGATTGTCGAACAGCGGCTTTTGTCTGACGATAAGGTCCTCGCCATCGTGTGCGGTTCGGTAGACGCCCCCGTGCGGGTCGACGAATCGATCGATAAGTTCGTCAACAGCCTCAAGCCCACTGTCGTAGTACGCCGGGTTGTGGGTGGCGAGAGCCACGGCGAATAGCCCACCCGCATAGGCCCCGAAGTCTTCTGCGAAAGCTGGGCCTGATGTCCGGCCTCCACGTGCCGAACGCTGGAGGGAGCCGGCGACTGTGAGATGGTCCCGAATAAATGTACAAATTGACTCTGCAGCATCGACGTATTTTCTCTCGCCGAACGCTGCCCCCGCCTGCGCAAGAGACCGCATTGCAAGACAATTCCACTCTGTGACAATTTTGTCATCGACACCTGGTCTTACCCGCTTATCGCGTGCTTCTTTCAACGTGGCCCTCAGGGAGCTGACCTCCTTGGGGTCCTCGGCCGGCATGCCGTGTGGAAGATAGAGATGGTTCATGCCTTCGAAATTGCCGCCATCTGTAACGCCGAACCACGTGCGCGACAAATCGAGTTCCGGGTCGCTGAGCAGTAGCCGAAGTTCTTCAATGCTCCACAACGCGAATCGGCCTTCGACGCCCTGCGCATCCGCATCTTCCGACGACCAGAGGGCGCCGCTGGGGTCCCTCAGGTCTGTCAGCATGTAGTCAAGAGTGTCCGTGCAGACTCGGCGGAACACCTCATCCCCGGTCAACTGCCACCCTGCGAGGTAGATCTTCGCGAGCAGCGCGTTGTCGTACAGCATTTTCTCGAAGTGGGGGATACGCCATTGTGCGTCCACGGAGTAGCGGGCGAACCCACCGTCGATGTGATCGTTGAGACCGCTTGCAGCCATGGTGTGCAAGGTTGTTGACAGCATCGACATCGCCTGTGAGCTGGTTTTCGTGCCATCCGTGGCCGCGATCGCTGCGAGCAGATCGAGCATCGGCACCTGGGGGAACTTGGGGGCGCCACCAAACCCGCCGTTCGTGTTGTCGAACCGTTGGACGAGGATGTCCATCAGCGCGACGGTGTCCACCGCCGAATCGTCGATCGCTGTCGGTGGAGGTTGGATCTGTAGAGCTTTCACAAGCTTTCCTGCTTGCTCATTGACCGCCGGGCGGTTTTCCGTCCACATGTGGTACGTTGCGTCGAGGACTCGTCTGAAAGACGGGTGACCGGGTCGGTCCGTGGGCGGGAAGTACGTGCCGGCGAAAAAGGGCCGTCCGTCGGTGTCGAGGAACATGGTCATCGGCCAGCCGCCGTGCCCGCTCATCGCTTGGAGCGCCTCCATATAGATTCCATCGATGTCGGGTCGTTCTTCTCGGTCGACT
Coding sequences within it:
- a CDS encoding thioredoxin domain-containing protein, whose product is MSNRLANATSPYLRQHKDNPVDWFEWGEDAFDEARARDVPVLLSVGYAACHWCHVMAHESFENASTAALMNKNFVNIKVDREERPDIDGIYMEALQAMSGHGGWPMTMFLDTDGRPFFAGTYFPPTDRPGHPSFRRVLDATYHMWTENRPAVNEQAGKLVKALQIQPPPTAIDDSAVDTVALMDILVQRFDNTNGGFGGAPKFPQVPMLDLLAAIAATDGTKTSSQAMSMLSTTLHTMAASGLNDHIDGGFARYSVDAQWRIPHFEKMLYDNALLAKIYLAGWQLTGDEVFRRVCTDTLDYMLTDLRDPSGALWSSEDADAQGVEGRFALWSIEELRLLLSDPELDLSRTWFGVTDGGNFEGMNHLYLPHGMPAEDPKEVSSLRATLKEARDKRVRPGVDDKIVTEWNCLAMRSLAQAGAAFGERKYVDAAESICTFIRDHLTVAGSLQRSARGGRTSGPAFAEDFGAYAGGLFAVALATHNPAYYDSGLEAVDELIDRFVDPHGGVYRTAHDGEDLIVRQKPLFDNPTPSPQTLALDAITTAYALTGRPRYAEALAGVRRTLGSIMADYPTAAAGAMAIMVGSGDNPAQLALVGDHHGVSEMLSSVLSDFRPWIVIAATSQESQLELFADRMPPPDLALGYLCYDFVCELPVDSAQALHKVLAAASPKASE